One Edaphobacter flagellatus genomic region harbors:
- a CDS encoding glycosyltransferase family 39 protein, translated as MRLLSALRQKLYLLGFIAIFLSAWCKLSILNSRELWLDETYSAYVANLPFHHLLRFTTGDVHPQLFSIVLWGWVHLVGDAQVRLRLFSALVNICCMLAMFFLAQRVLGARWGSFASALFAFSPMLLVYSLEVRSYMLFMFAFVCALIIHWRVVIEEDDRKGLLLAYSLLLALLFYIHYLGVFFVAGLFIHWVLRKNHIRAKISSILTVGILTLLFVSPGIPLLLSQHALKVQLNRQLERSHSDPQALSFGSTGVDPNESHGIGAMARNTAVMAGFYPATSHTILLICAIPLTCALAGVVLLGLFKGDEICRLFLILSILLYGAVVAFHLGSTRYLLFLIPVLVLAMARTLQFSTTSLKWSQLGAVMGVVLLATYCAGFIRQATRPHGRPWENVVRAIQTDYQPGDKVIFDALYSQVPFDYFASHRNFHPVEAGFPIDIYTWWDMQRHTGWGGPVITQSDLNNFTSDLLPSDGKTIWLVSYETYYYDPNNALLKRLSELGHSTLVPLPENPDDHAGSNDSQLRLYRIAR; from the coding sequence ATGCGTCTGCTAAGTGCATTGCGCCAGAAACTCTATCTGCTCGGTTTTATTGCTATTTTCCTAAGCGCGTGGTGCAAGCTTTCAATACTGAATTCGCGGGAATTATGGCTGGATGAGACCTATTCTGCATACGTCGCAAACCTGCCCTTTCATCATCTTTTGCGGTTTACGACGGGAGATGTTCATCCTCAACTATTCTCGATTGTTCTTTGGGGATGGGTTCATCTCGTCGGGGATGCTCAGGTTCGGCTAAGGCTTTTCAGCGCCCTAGTGAATATCTGTTGCATGCTTGCAATGTTCTTCCTTGCCCAACGAGTGCTTGGAGCAAGATGGGGAAGCTTTGCTTCAGCCCTTTTTGCTTTTTCGCCGATGTTGCTTGTCTATTCGCTGGAAGTAAGAAGCTACATGCTGTTCATGTTCGCTTTTGTCTGCGCCTTAATCATCCATTGGCGGGTTGTCATCGAAGAAGATGATCGTAAGGGGCTTCTGCTTGCATACAGCTTGCTATTGGCATTGTTGTTTTATATTCACTATCTTGGCGTCTTTTTCGTAGCGGGGTTATTTATTCACTGGGTTCTTCGCAAAAACCATATCAGAGCAAAAATTTCCAGTATTCTTACGGTCGGCATACTGACGCTTCTGTTTGTTTCTCCAGGTATTCCTCTTCTCCTGTCGCAACATGCATTGAAAGTACAGTTAAATCGGCAACTAGAACGCAGTCATAGTGATCCTCAAGCTCTTTCATTTGGGTCGACAGGGGTCGATCCAAATGAAAGTCATGGAATCGGAGCTATGGCGCGAAATACCGCGGTGATGGCAGGTTTTTATCCTGCAACATCCCATACGATCCTTCTGATCTGCGCGATTCCTCTAACGTGTGCACTCGCCGGAGTAGTGCTTTTGGGCCTATTTAAAGGGGATGAAATTTGTCGCCTTTTTCTGATCCTCTCGATCCTACTCTACGGTGCAGTCGTTGCATTCCATCTTGGCAGTACCCGCTACCTTCTATTTCTGATTCCTGTACTGGTCCTGGCTATGGCTCGAACGCTTCAGTTCTCGACGACCTCACTGAAATGGTCCCAGTTAGGTGCCGTTATGGGAGTTGTACTCCTCGCAACTTATTGCGCAGGCTTTATCAGACAGGCGACGAGGCCCCATGGAAGACCGTGGGAAAATGTAGTGCGTGCTATCCAAACCGACTACCAGCCCGGAGACAAAGTCATCTTCGATGCTCTCTATTCCCAAGTACCCTTTGACTACTTCGCCAGCCATCGAAACTTTCATCCAGTTGAAGCGGGATTTCCTATCGATATCTATACATGGTGGGATATGCAGAGACACACTGGTTGGGGTGGACCCGTAATAACACAATCAGATTTGAATAATTTTACCTCTGATCTTTTGCCTTCTGATGGTAAAACGATTTGGCTCGTTTCATACGAAACGTATTACTACGATCCGAATAATGCCCTTTTGAAACGACTTAGTGAGTTAGGGCACTCGACCTTGGTTCCACTCCCGGAGAATCCAGATGATCATGCTGGTTCGAATGATTCTCAGCTACGTTTGTACCGCATTGCTCGGTAG
- a CDS encoding NAD(P)-binding domain-containing protein: MISVAIVGSGPYALSLAAHLNPLDVDYRIFGPVMEAWDKHMPPGMFLKSDGFASDLYAPGDGYRLEEYCRENDIPYAPVGPPVKRTTFVDYGKEFQRRFAPGLEETMIVRISQIPGGYELETAEGDMVQAKQVVLAVGISHFPYLPKVMDGLPREAVSHTFHHGPFDAFRGKRVLVIGAGASAVNAAVALNETGAETELMARAAKISFHDRSPDYRPLIDRIKNPRSVIGLGWRSKVAVDLPLLFHVMPQKLRHKVVAKHLGPAPGWFSRDGFVGHVKPYMSCRLEEVAIVGSKVRVCYRDADGVAQELQVDHVMGGTGFKPYLKSLKFLDPKLAAKIRTAEETPVLDSNFSTSVDGLYMTGLASANNFGPMCRFACGAKFTARRLSRRLARKA, encoded by the coding sequence ATGATATCGGTCGCCATTGTCGGTTCGGGCCCATACGCTCTGTCGCTTGCCGCACATCTCAATCCTTTGGATGTGGACTACCGTATCTTTGGTCCTGTGATGGAGGCTTGGGATAAGCATATGCCTCCAGGAATGTTTCTAAAGTCGGACGGCTTTGCCTCGGACTTGTACGCTCCGGGCGACGGATACAGACTCGAAGAATACTGCCGTGAAAACGATATTCCGTATGCGCCCGTAGGTCCGCCAGTAAAGCGCACGACCTTTGTGGATTACGGCAAAGAGTTTCAGCGCCGCTTTGCACCGGGACTTGAAGAGACGATGATCGTACGCATCAGTCAGATTCCGGGCGGCTATGAGCTAGAGACAGCCGAAGGTGACATGGTGCAGGCGAAGCAGGTTGTGCTGGCAGTCGGCATCAGCCATTTTCCATATCTCCCTAAAGTGATGGACGGACTGCCGCGCGAGGCAGTGAGCCACACGTTTCATCATGGCCCTTTTGATGCCTTTCGCGGTAAACGTGTGCTGGTGATTGGGGCTGGCGCGTCGGCGGTAAATGCGGCGGTAGCCTTGAACGAGACTGGTGCTGAGACAGAGCTGATGGCGCGTGCTGCGAAGATCAGCTTCCATGATCGTTCGCCCGACTATCGTCCTCTGATAGATCGCATCAAGAATCCCCGCTCGGTGATCGGTTTGGGGTGGCGTTCGAAAGTTGCAGTGGACCTGCCTCTGCTCTTTCACGTGATGCCGCAAAAGTTGCGCCACAAGGTAGTGGCCAAGCATCTTGGGCCTGCGCCTGGATGGTTCTCGCGCGATGGCTTTGTGGGCCATGTGAAGCCTTATATGAGCTGCCGCCTTGAAGAGGTGGCCATAGTCGGCTCGAAGGTTCGGGTGTGTTATCGCGATGCGGATGGCGTGGCGCAGGAGTTGCAGGTCGACCACGTGATGGGCGGTACCGGCTTCAAGCCATATCTCAAATCGTTGAAGTTCCTCGACCCAAAGCTTGCGGCGAAGATTCGGACGGCAGAAGAGACGCCGGTGCTCGATTCGAACTTTAGCACCTCGGTCGATGGCCTCTACATGACCGGGCTTGCTTCGGCGAACAACTTCGGTCCCATGTGCCGCTTTGCCTGCGGAGCGAAGTTCACTGCGCGCCGCCTGTCTCGCCGACTGGCCAGGAAAGCCTGA
- the hrpB gene encoding ATP-dependent helicase HrpB: MATLRHTSNLVIEAPPGTGKTTRIPPALLGLVKGEVIVLEPRRIAARLAAQRVAWEIGEEIGGTVGYQVRFEERIGPCTRLRFVTEGILIRRLLTDPALKGIDAIVLDEFHERHLESDLALALLKRLQRTRPEIRIVVMSATLDAAPIARYLNNCPILRSEGKLFELSIGYLPYSPEPLHIQTRKGVELLNAAQLSGSILAFLPGIAEIRRTMRECETIARQTGLLVLPLHGDLSLAEQDRAVLPSAERKLILATNVAESSVTVEGVTAVIDSGLARIATYSPWTGLPTRQVGRISRASATQRAGRAARTAPGRVIRLYSEKDYLLSPEQDIPEIARADLAHLLLNMRAMNIEHLDDLDWLDAPPKQHVESAELLLDRLGVHGDMGQRLARFPLSPRLSRIVVEALDRGVGEDGCRAAALLGSSVHSEKNDLLAAMDLPQQYRLKQDTDQLLRIARPPKQTRHDDEALLLSVLAGFPDRVARRRSGNRVLLSTGVSAEVAGELPPYEFMLALDAEDRQENPLPLIRMFARVEPEWLLDLFPDRIQERSSVVWNRVSERVEKVSALLYDNLVIEESRGMAPEAEAADLLAQKALETGIDHFVDKQALEYFLARLSFAHVASPDLSEALRNLCLGFQSFEDLRNVARNFIPLLEEKVNKKLLDEIAPLSIRLKNGRQTRIHYEEGKPPWISSRLQDFFGMQETPRIGPDKIPLVIHLLAPNHRAVQTTTDLAGFWKRLYPQVRRELMRRYPRHEWPEMPNLARSR; encoded by the coding sequence TTGGCAACCCTCCGGCATACGTCCAATCTTGTTATCGAAGCGCCCCCAGGAACCGGGAAGACTACGCGGATTCCGCCAGCCCTTCTCGGCCTCGTCAAAGGCGAAGTCATCGTGCTGGAGCCGCGCAGGATTGCCGCCCGACTGGCAGCACAAAGGGTTGCATGGGAAATCGGCGAAGAGATTGGCGGAACGGTTGGCTATCAGGTTCGCTTCGAAGAGAGAATCGGCCCATGCACGCGGCTCCGGTTTGTTACAGAGGGCATTCTGATCCGGCGTCTGCTGACAGATCCAGCCCTCAAAGGCATCGACGCAATTGTTCTTGACGAATTTCACGAGCGCCACCTTGAAAGCGATCTTGCACTGGCCCTTCTGAAGCGCCTCCAACGCACACGACCAGAGATACGCATCGTTGTGATGTCGGCCACGCTCGACGCAGCGCCGATCGCGCGATACCTCAACAACTGCCCGATCCTGCGATCTGAGGGAAAGTTGTTTGAATTATCGATTGGCTATCTGCCCTATTCCCCTGAACCGCTTCACATTCAGACGAGAAAGGGTGTGGAACTGCTGAATGCGGCGCAGCTCTCCGGCAGTATTCTCGCTTTCCTTCCAGGTATTGCAGAGATCAGGCGAACCATGCGCGAGTGTGAAACGATCGCTCGCCAGACAGGCCTCCTCGTTCTCCCCCTGCATGGCGATTTATCACTTGCCGAGCAGGACCGCGCTGTGCTGCCGTCTGCTGAAAGAAAACTTATTCTCGCGACGAATGTTGCTGAAAGCTCCGTTACCGTCGAAGGAGTGACTGCGGTTATTGATAGTGGTCTGGCACGGATCGCCACCTACTCGCCCTGGACGGGATTGCCGACACGACAGGTCGGTCGGATCAGCAGGGCCTCGGCAACTCAACGGGCCGGTCGCGCAGCTCGTACAGCTCCCGGACGGGTGATACGCCTTTATTCCGAAAAAGATTATTTGCTCAGCCCTGAGCAGGATATTCCTGAGATCGCACGTGCCGATCTCGCACATCTTTTGCTCAACATGAGAGCAATGAATATTGAGCATCTCGATGATCTCGATTGGCTGGATGCTCCGCCGAAGCAGCATGTTGAAAGCGCCGAATTGCTCCTGGATCGCCTCGGGGTACACGGCGATATGGGGCAGCGACTGGCGCGGTTTCCATTATCTCCACGCTTATCCCGCATCGTGGTTGAAGCATTGGACCGAGGCGTCGGAGAAGATGGATGTCGTGCTGCCGCGTTGCTCGGCAGCAGCGTACACAGCGAAAAGAATGATCTGTTAGCTGCCATGGACTTGCCTCAGCAGTACCGCTTGAAGCAGGACACGGACCAGTTGCTCAGGATAGCTCGGCCTCCAAAACAAACGCGACATGATGATGAGGCATTGCTCCTCTCTGTGCTGGCGGGTTTTCCCGACCGCGTAGCCCGGCGGCGATCAGGCAACAGGGTGCTGCTATCGACAGGCGTCTCGGCAGAAGTTGCTGGCGAACTCCCGCCCTATGAATTTATGCTCGCGCTCGATGCCGAGGATCGCCAGGAAAATCCCTTGCCGCTCATCCGCATGTTCGCGCGAGTTGAGCCGGAGTGGCTGCTTGATCTCTTTCCTGATCGCATTCAAGAGCGATCAAGCGTGGTGTGGAATCGCGTTTCAGAGCGGGTTGAGAAAGTAAGTGCGTTGCTCTACGACAACCTTGTCATTGAGGAGTCGCGCGGTATGGCACCCGAAGCGGAAGCGGCTGATCTACTCGCTCAGAAGGCATTAGAGACTGGCATCGATCACTTCGTAGACAAGCAGGCTCTGGAATATTTCCTGGCTCGACTGAGTTTTGCGCACGTTGCATCACCTGATCTCTCTGAGGCTCTGCGAAATCTATGCTTGGGATTTCAAAGTTTTGAAGATCTGAGAAATGTTGCCAGGAACTTCATCCCACTGCTGGAAGAGAAGGTAAACAAGAAACTCCTCGATGAGATCGCCCCTCTCAGTATTCGCTTGAAGAATGGACGTCAAACCAGGATTCACTACGAAGAAGGCAAACCACCATGGATTTCATCTCGCCTGCAAGATTTCTTCGGGATGCAGGAGACTCCAAGGATCGGTCCGGACAAAATACCGCTCGTTATTCATCTTCTCGCTCCAAACCATCGTGCCGTACAAACGACAACAGACCTTGCTGGATTCTGGAAGCGCCTTTACCCGCAAGTCCGACGGGAACTCATGCGCCGTTATCCGAGGCACGAATGGCCAGAGATGCCTAATTTAGCGCGCAGTCGCTAG
- a CDS encoding 30S ribosomal protein S1, with amino-acid sequence MANEGIPGTTPNSLDSSDVLDDSAESFGSLLSQFEKTHANPSKTEAAQKEGVVISISSDSVFVDIGLKVEGVLSRGEFENNAEGIKIGDRFPVSVKGRNEEGYYALSRLKIAQATDWSSLEEAYAQKAAVTGIVTGIVKGGLTVDLGVRAFMPASRSGTRDAADLEKLVGQEIICRIVKLDAAEEDIVVDRRVILEEQARQLEQKRYSEVSEGDIVRGQVRSLTSYGAFVDLGGVDGLLHVSDISWSRVNSPEEVLAIGQELQVKILKIDPQSRRISLGLKQLQPEPWDSAADRYQLGQRVTGSVKRLTDFGAFIEVEPGIEGLIHVSEMSWVSKVRKPGDLLKLDDTVEAVILSISPAERRLSLGLKQALGDPWAVVPQKFPAGSVIEGPVTRLTKFGAFVQLAEGIEGLVHISEISAEKRINHPQDALKTGQIVRAQVLAIDLEKRQIRLSIKQLIPSDLDVYIEEHSIGDVVSGRLVEHKGDSAIVELGEGIHANCLVNVKTDQTTPSQSETKLDLSALSSMLNSRWKGETKGLGVQPEPLHVGQMRNFKIVGLDRDTKQISLELTS; translated from the coding sequence ATGGCAAACGAAGGTATCCCAGGCACCACTCCCAACTCCCTCGACTCATCCGACGTCCTTGACGATTCCGCGGAATCGTTTGGTTCGCTTCTTTCCCAATTTGAAAAGACTCATGCTAATCCATCGAAAACGGAGGCGGCCCAGAAAGAGGGCGTCGTGATTTCGATCTCATCGGATTCAGTATTCGTGGATATAGGCCTCAAAGTTGAGGGTGTACTTTCTCGAGGGGAATTTGAGAACAATGCCGAGGGGATTAAGATTGGAGACCGGTTTCCTGTATCGGTCAAAGGGCGTAACGAAGAGGGATACTATGCTCTATCTCGTTTGAAGATTGCTCAGGCTACTGACTGGTCTTCACTGGAAGAAGCCTACGCGCAGAAAGCTGCTGTCACGGGAATAGTGACAGGCATCGTGAAGGGTGGCTTGACGGTCGACCTGGGTGTACGAGCTTTTATGCCGGCTTCCCGCAGTGGAACCCGTGACGCTGCCGATCTGGAGAAGCTTGTTGGCCAGGAGATCATCTGCCGCATCGTCAAGCTCGATGCTGCTGAGGAGGACATTGTCGTTGACCGCCGTGTCATTCTCGAAGAGCAAGCCCGTCAACTTGAGCAAAAACGCTATTCGGAGGTGAGCGAAGGAGATATCGTTCGTGGTCAGGTTCGAAGCCTTACTAGTTACGGTGCCTTTGTCGATCTTGGTGGAGTCGATGGTTTGCTGCACGTAAGCGATATTTCATGGAGTCGCGTCAATAGTCCCGAGGAAGTTCTTGCTATCGGTCAGGAGCTACAGGTCAAGATTCTGAAAATCGATCCCCAGAGCAGGCGCATCTCTCTTGGGCTCAAGCAACTGCAACCAGAACCATGGGACTCTGCTGCTGATCGGTATCAGTTGGGACAGCGCGTGACTGGCTCTGTAAAACGTCTTACGGACTTTGGAGCGTTCATCGAAGTTGAGCCTGGGATTGAGGGGCTGATTCATGTTTCTGAGATGTCGTGGGTCAGCAAGGTGCGAAAGCCGGGTGATCTCCTGAAACTCGATGACACGGTTGAGGCGGTCATCCTTTCAATCAGCCCTGCCGAGCGCCGTCTTTCTTTAGGGCTCAAGCAGGCGCTCGGCGATCCATGGGCTGTGGTCCCGCAAAAATTTCCTGCAGGTTCTGTTATCGAAGGCCCGGTCACACGGTTAACAAAATTTGGCGCCTTTGTGCAGTTGGCAGAGGGGATTGAAGGATTGGTCCACATTAGCGAGATCAGCGCCGAAAAGCGGATCAATCACCCTCAGGACGCGCTTAAGACAGGACAGATTGTCAGAGCCCAGGTTCTCGCCATAGATTTGGAAAAGCGTCAGATCAGACTGAGCATAAAGCAACTGATTCCTAGCGACCTCGACGTGTATATCGAGGAGCATTCGATTGGCGATGTCGTATCAGGTCGCCTGGTTGAGCACAAAGGCGACAGCGCGATCGTAGAACTTGGCGAAGGTATTCACGCCAATTGCCTCGTAAACGTAAAGACCGACCAGACCACACCGAGTCAAAGCGAAACAAAGCTTGATCTCTCAGCATTGTCCTCAATGTTGAACTCCCGGTGGAAAGGTGAGACGAAAGGGTTGGGTGTGCAGCC
- a CDS encoding cupin domain-containing protein: protein MPFVETNGLKVIERLPGWKGRYFHSASMTFAHYEFAAGSSIHEHFHPEEEVYEVIEGEIEVTIDGESQTAKPGVVAIVPANSRHSVKALTDGRLIVVDHPSRPDFN from the coding sequence ATGCCCTTTGTGGAAACGAACGGACTTAAGGTTATCGAACGGCTTCCGGGATGGAAGGGACGCTATTTTCACTCGGCCAGCATGACATTCGCTCACTACGAGTTCGCCGCCGGCTCGTCCATCCATGAGCACTTCCATCCCGAGGAAGAGGTCTACGAAGTGATTGAGGGGGAAATCGAAGTGACCATCGACGGAGAATCTCAGACCGCGAAGCCAGGCGTGGTTGCCATTGTGCCCGCGAACAGCCGTCACTCAGTCAAAGCATTGACAGACGGGCGCTTGATTGTCGTGGACCACCCTTCCCGTCCGGATTTCAACTAG